Part of the Thermogemmatispora onikobensis genome is shown below.
CTATTCCCAGAAGCTAAACACTCTGCCAGAACTATTATACAGGCACGGTCGGGATTGCGCAAGTTTCTGCCTGGCGGACAGGTGACTTCTGTGCTAGCAGAAGCATATTATAAGGTAGCGTTTCCCTTCATCTTGAGCCTGCCATTGTTGCGCGGCAGCACTCAGGGCCACTGCTTCTACGGGGTTCGCTGCGGACAAGCCTTCGACACAGGTGGGATGCTTCTCCGTGTGTTCCTTCCAATCCTTCCCTGACGCCGGGTCTCCCCAGCCTTAGCCGTGAGAGAGTTGACCCTCTGCCGTTGTTGGCTGCCTATCGGGCGCGCCTGGCCACTACGATATACACCGCCGTTGAAAGCAACATGCAGAGCACCAGACCGATGAAACCCAGAGCGCCGGGACCCGTTGCTTGTTTGGTTGCCACCTCTATCGTAAGCCATTCGCCATAGACCAGTATCCAGATCAGCAAGAGTTTGAGCCAGTTGATCAGCCCTCGCGCTAAGCGGTACTGCCGAGCTGCGTTCTCTTCGGTAATGGCCCAGGGATAATTGAAAAACTGTGGGATGCGTGACAAGAGAGTCATGAAGATATAGGCAATAGCTGAGAAAATGGGGTAGTAGAGAAGATCGGATTTGTTAACATAGGCATCAGGCTGACCTGCGAGATTGAAATGACCAGGGATGCGTGCCGGCAATGTAGCCCAGTCCTGCACCGTCAGGTAAATGCTCAAGGCAATACTGACCAGAGCGACGACCTCTATTCCTACTTCGAGGGGAGAGAGTGGTAGACGAACCACAGGACGCCCTTTTCTCGCGTGCATAGCGTGCTCCAACTCGTTGAAACGCTTTTCCTTACTGAGCTAGCGTTGTGCCTCGAAAGCAGTCAAGAATCCGCAGCCCGGCATGAGGTACCGCTGTATACCGCCCCTGCGCAATTGATCGGTGCTATCGCTCAAAGCCGATCTGGTAACTGTTCTATTCACTCGTCGTAATTCGCACATCAATTCTAAAAATACCATATGCCTGGCAGCGAGGTCAACCCCGGCGAGCGGAGATACTGGCGGTGCAGCGTTGGCGCTTGTGCCCCTGCGGAGCGGTGTGTCATACTGGTAGCAGACGGGGCGGGGTGCTTGTGTCTGTGTGGGGGCAAGCAACCCCTGCCGCAAGAGAGACAGCCCACGCTCAGCTCAGTCCAGAGAGGGAGAATCATTGCACAATGGTTGCTATTTCCATTCAGATTGAAGGACAGACGGGTCTGACCTGGTCCCGCTGGAAGCGTCTGGTCGAAGCCATCGAAGGTCTGGGCTATGCTGGCCTCTTCCGCTCCGATCACTTCACTGATCCCGTGCCGCCCGACCGTGAGGCCCTGGAAACCATTGTCTCGCTGGCCTATGCCGCCGACCATACCTGGCGCGTCCATTTTGGCCCCCTTGTCTCGCCGGTCTCCTTTCACCATCCCGTCATGGTAACGCGCCAGGCGATTGCTCTCGACGAGCTGAGCGGGGGACGTTTCATCTTCGGCGTAGGAGCTGGCTGGCAGGAACGCGAGCATACCATGTTCGGGCTCAACCTGGGTGATATGCGCACGCGCATGGCCCGCTTTGCCGAGGCCCTCGAGGTCATCACCCTCCTGTTGCGCTCCGAGCAGCCAGTCACCTTCAGCGGCAGCTTCTACCAGCTCCGCGAGGCGCAGCTCCTGCCCCGTCCGCAGCGACCTGGTGGGCCGCCCATCATGATCGGCGGCGGCGGACGTAAACGCACGCTGCCGCTGGCGGCACGTTACGCGGACATCTGGAACGCCGGCTTTCTCTCACCCGAGCAGTTTCGCGAGCTTTCGGCCTTTCTCGATCAACTACTGCAAGAGGTTGGGCGCCCGCCTGCGAGCGTTCAGCGCACCATGATGACCTCGCTCTTCTTCGGGCGCAC
Proteins encoded:
- a CDS encoding DUF1648 domain-containing protein, which produces MHARKGRPVVRLPLSPLEVGIEVVALVSIALSIYLTVQDWATLPARIPGHFNLAGQPDAYVNKSDLLYYPIFSAIAYIFMTLLSRIPQFFNYPWAITEENAARQYRLARGLINWLKLLLIWILVYGEWLTIEVATKQATGPGALGFIGLVLCMLLSTAVYIVVARRAR
- a CDS encoding TIGR03560 family F420-dependent LLM class oxidoreductase; its protein translation is MVAISIQIEGQTGLTWSRWKRLVEAIEGLGYAGLFRSDHFTDPVPPDREALETIVSLAYAADHTWRVHFGPLVSPVSFHHPVMVTRQAIALDELSGGRFIFGVGAGWQEREHTMFGLNLGDMRTRMARFAEALEVITLLLRSEQPVTFSGSFYQLREAQLLPRPQRPGGPPIMIGGGGRKRTLPLAARYADIWNAGFLSPEQFRELSAFLDQLLQEVGRPPASVQRTMMTSLFFGRTREDLYQRLDWWRHYDPSYAPLSSREILERVQAQNRTIVGTPDMAIAQIKRYGQAGVQELMLQWFYLDDIDGLRDFAETVLPFV